The following proteins come from a genomic window of Alnus glutinosa chromosome 10, dhAlnGlut1.1, whole genome shotgun sequence:
- the LOC133880590 gene encoding large ribosomal subunit protein eL24-like, whose product MVLKTELCRFSGAKIYPGRGIRFIRSDSQVFLFANSKCKRYFHNRLKPSKLTWTAMYRKQHKKDAAAETVKKRRRATKKPYSRSIVGATLEIIQKKRAEKPEVRDAAREAALREIKERIKKTKDEKKAKKAETTAKTQKSQSKGNLSKGAAPKGPKIGGGGGKR is encoded by the exons ATGGTTCTCAA GACTGAACTCTGCCGCTTCAGCGGTGCCAAGATATACCCTGGTAGGGGTATCAGATTTATCAGATCAGATTCTcag GTTTTCCTGTTTGCCAACTCAAAATGCAAGAGGTACTTCCACAACCGCTTGAAGCCTTCAAAGCTTACTTGGACAGCTATGTACAGAAAGCAACATAAAAAG GATGCAGCGGCcgagactgtgaagaagaggcgtCGTGCCACCAAGAAGCCATACTCTAGGTCCATAGTTGGAGCTACCTTGGAAATTATCCAGAAAAAGAGAGCTGAGAAACCAGAAGTACGAGATGCCGCTCGGGAAGCTGCTCTCCG TGAAATTAAGGAACGGATCAAGAAAACCAAGGATGAGAAGAAGGCAAAGAAGGCAGAAACAACGGCCAAGACTCAGAAGTCTCAGAGCAAGGGAAACTTGTCCAAGGGTGCTGCCCCAAAGGGCCCTAAAATTGGAGGTGGTGGTGGAAAGCGCTGA
- the LOC133880088 gene encoding probable E3 ubiquitin-protein ligase RHA1A, with protein MGFFVEESAGLPAVTHLLYKAALIIAAVRWVLCWTLRPRDRSLSSASDEADFPPSTVASSQMIRDNLILTTFRDVIERLPENRSLNTCAVCLNQLSMQDEVRELRNCCHVYHRECIDRWVDRDHDNHMNCPLCRAPLLTSSQFQVLSCGSRDQPSWAVERLLYLFGDDLLF; from the coding sequence ATGGGTTTCTTTGTGGAGGAGTCCGCGGGTTTGCCGGCCGTAACTCATCTACTATACAAGGCAGCTCTTATAATTGCAGCGGTGAGATGGGTCTTGTGTTGGACTCTCAGACCCAGAGATAGGAGCCTCTCCTCAGCCTCTGATGAGGCAGACTTTCCTCCTTCTACAGTTGCTTCTTCCCAGATGATAAGAGACAATCTAATACTGACTACCTTCAGAGATGTCATAGAAAGACTGCCGGAGAATAGGAGTTTGAACACGTGTGCCGTATGCTTGAACCAATTAAGCATGCAAGACGAGGTAAGGGAGCTCAGGAACTGTTGCCACGTCTACCACAGGGAATGCATTGACAGATGGGTGGATCGTGATCATGATAATCACATGAACTGCCCGCTCTGCAGGGCTCCTTTACTGACTTCCTCACAATTCCAGGTCTTGAGTTGCGGGTCCAGGGACCAGCCCAGCTGGGCCGTAGAGCGGCTTCTCTACCTTTTTGGGGACGATCTGCTCTTTTAA
- the LOC133879726 gene encoding bark storage protein A-like, which produces MAAKLMRKWLVLVCLLVVPAFSFPLKRWNSLNVIKEINRKGPYLGLVTVYPPEEKAFFATGTFKPHRTHPFVDLSGRRFRVGKIHEKKVIFVRCGIGMVNAAAATQQMLDLFDIQGIVHFGIAGNVNDSLSIGDVSIPKQFAHTGIWDWQNPNGTLDPNGIAHLDVASYNVPKDEGTNLLGRIVYGSEQFFSELGKPNTARLLVWAQTTKHWLHLADNLKIELERCVNSSVCLPRKPKLVVGLRGSTANIFVDNAAYRDFLVQTFLVSSVDMESAAVVMTSLSNGFPVIVIRGLSDLAGGQSGQNAIRIFGPLAALNTAKVVVQFIKALP; this is translated from the exons ATGGCTGCAAAACTAATGAGAAAATGGCTGGTTTTAGTTTGCTTGCTAGTTGTTCcagcattttcttttccattaaaaagGTGGAATTCTTTAAATGTGATCAAAGAAATTAACCGCAAAGGGCCTTATCTGGGTCTGGTTACTGTGTATCCACCTGAAGAGAAAGCATTTTTCGCTACTGGGACTTTTAAGCCTCACAGGACTCACCCTTTTGTGGATTTGTCAG GCCGGCGATTTCGGGTGGGAAAGATCCATGAGAAGAAAGTCATCTTCGTGAGATGTGGAATTGGAATG GTAAATGCTGCTGCAGCAACTCAACAGATGCTGGATCTATTTGACATACAAGGCATTGTCCATTTCGGCATTGCTGGGAATGTAAATGATTCTCTGTCCATTGGAGATGTTTCCATTCCCAAACAATTTGCTCACACCGGCATTTGGGACTGGCAG AACCCCAACGGAACATTGGACCCTAATGGCATTGCTCACTTGGATGTTGCAAGCTACAACGTACCAAAAGATGAAGGAACTAATTTGTTGGGACGTATTGTATATGGCTCCGAGCAATTCTTCTCCGAGTTGGGGAAGCCCAACACAGCTCGGCTGCTGGTTTGGGCACAAACGACTAAGCATTGGCTTCATCTTGCTGACAACTTGAAG ATTGAACTGGAACGGTGTGTTAATTCGAGCGTGTGCCTCCCAAGAAAGCCGAAGCTAGTAGTCGGACTGAGGGGCTCAACGGCCAACATCTTTGTGGATAATGCAGCTTACAGGGATTTTCTGGTTCAGACCTTTCTGGTGTCATCAGTAGATATGGAGAGCGCAGCTGTAGTTATG ACAAGCTTGTCAAATGGCTTCCCAGTGATAGTCATCAGAGGGCTATCGGATTTAGCAGGAGGACAATCAGGACAGAATGCAATTCggatatttggaccccttgcaGCACTGAATACTGCCAAAGTCGTTGTTCAATTTATCAAGGCATTACCCTAA